The window GGTATAATTGATCATCATTAACCTCCTGGACTGTATGTAATTTACACATTCTCGCTGATGATGTCAAATAACAATTTTACAAATTGAATAGCTTTAATGCCTTGAAAAATTTACTTTTTCTTATAAAATCTACATTCACAAGGACGCTCGTAAACTCGCGCCTGTGATGCAGAGCGTTCGCGCCGCCTGCGGCGGCGCTCACCGGCATGGGGTTTTGGCAACATAATATGAAACGCGAGGGGCGGTAGCTATAAAGCCATGCAGTCGGCGCGAACGGCCGCGGGATGATCGATCCTGCGGTCCTCGCCGCCGCAGGCGGCTCCGCTTACGCTCCGGCCCCATCTCTTTGGCCGGTGCAGCGGATGTGATTCTTTGCCGTTTAGTATCAAATCACGATAAAAAGAATTTCACTAAATTTCTGATGAAAGAGGAAAATGCCAAAGGTGAACCGGTAGGAACTCTGGAATTGTATGGCAGAGCAATAAATGACACGCTATTCATTAACGACCTCAAGCATATGGATGAGGGTGAGGATGGTTACATCGACATTGATGCAGAGGAGTGCGCTTTAGCGGCAATTCTGAAAGCATTGGCCAACTATGTAATCCTCGCGGGAAGAGATAAAAATTTTGTTCAGGCATTTTTAGCGTGGGTGCAACTCAATCTCTACCCAAAGAAATATAATATTTATTCCGATCCCAATTGGAAGGCAACCACATAACAAGGCTAATTCAGCTGGCGCAAGAAAGGCGTTGGGGTCTCCCATTAAAGGGCGTGTCAAACAAAAAACACCTCTCCTGAAGGAAAAATATGGCCGTTTTCCCTTTGACAACATTTATGACTCATTTACAACAACCCTGTTTCTTTTTCGATCCGCACCCGCCACATCAAACAATGATTCGCGTGGTCATTGACCCGCATCAGTCACCCATCAGGTTCAAGGCGTGGGCGCCAAAACATCCGGCGCTGCCCCTGGTCCATTCGGGACAACCGGGACATTCTTAAATAATTAAATAATTAAATAATATGACAGAAGGGCCACAACGAACACTTTAGGATCTTACAATATTGCTCGTCCCGGAATTTATCAAGTGGTTTTCGGCGTCAGGGAAGGATATGATTGACAAATGGTATACCGTTTATTAATATTTTATTACAAAATGTCAGGAGGTATACCATGATCATAGCGAAGACTACTGAAAAGGGACATGTTATAATCCCTGCAGCCCTTAGAAAAAAGCACAACATCAAAAAGGGAACCAGAGTAGCCATATCAGAAGGGGAAGGGAACGTGATCCTGATAAAGCCGATTCCCGACGACCCCATCGAGGCATCACGAGGCATGCTGAAAGGGAAAACTTCTCTGGTTAAAGCGCTTCTGAGGGACCGGGGAGAGGAGGCGAAACGTGGATAGCGCTTACGTTCTCGACAGCTACGCACTGATCGCTCATTTTGAGGATGAAGCCGGCGGAGAACAAGTCAGAAAGGTGTTGAAAGCAGCACATGCCGGAAAGACAAAGCTTTATATGTCCGTAATAAACCTCGGTGAAATTTACTACAATACCTATCGGGAGCGTGGGCGGGAAAAAGCGGACGAGGCCGTTTTTATGATGGAGCAATTGCCGGTCACTATCGTAAATGCGGATATGGAAATCACGATGGAAGCAGCCGGTCTGAAGAGTACGCATTCCGTGGCATATGCGGATTGTTTTGCCGCAGCGCTGGGAATCAGAAAGAAGGCAAAGGTGATCACCGGCGATCCCGAGTTTAAGCGATTTGGGGAAAAGGTAATGGTTGAATGGCTCTAAACCCCAACATTGCAACGTTATGGTAAGGTAAGCTATAGGTTTTGAAGCAGCTCTTCTTTTTCCCGCTCACTGAGATAGCGCCAGGCGCCTTCGGCCAGATTGCCCAGCCGGATGTTGGCCACGCGGATGCGTTTGAGGTCCGTTACCTGGTGTCCCACCTTCCTGAGCATGCGGCGGATCTGGCGGTTTTTGCCTTCCTGCAACACCATGCGAAACCGCCGTGGGGAAAGCCGCTTGATCCGGGCCGGCCGGGTTTTGGTTCCCATCATGGGCAGGCCCTTCTCCATATGTTTCAGCGCGCCGTCCGGTATGGGGTCGGCCACGGCGACCTCGTATTCTTTTTCATGGTCAAAGGAGGGGTGAGACAGCCGGTGGTGCAGGCGGCCGTCATTGGTCAGGAGCAGGAGTCCGCAGGAATCCTTGTCCAGCCGCCCCACCGGATAAACCCGCTCGGGGATATCGATCAGGTCTAAAACGATGCGGTCGTTTTTCTGCTCGCAACTGGCGACGACCCCCTTGGGTTTGTTGATGGCAATGTAGATCAGGGGCTGCTCAATCGTAACCGGTTTGCCGTCCACCGCCACGCGGTCCGATTGGGGGTCGATCTTACTGCCCAGTGCCGTAATCACGACGCCGTTTACACTGACGCGGCCTTCCAGGATAAAAGTCTCGGCCTTGCGGCGGGAGCTGAATCCGGCAGTGGAAAGAAATTTTTGGAGGCGCATCAATTCCATAATATTATCCCAGCTTAGAAAACATGTTCCTTAGGGCCGGGTCAGAGTATACCGGGTTTGCCTTGGATTTTTTTAAAAATACAAATTCCAAATTACAAAAAAATCTCAAATATCAATGTTCAATGACCAAAACCTTTAAGGACGAAACGTTGTTTAAATCTTCGAATTTTTGTCATTGGAATTTGTTTGTTATTTGGAATTTGACATTTGTAATTTACACAAGTGGCTGAAAATCAAACCATGTAAAGTACCCCTATGATCGAATATTTACTCGGAACGATTCAGGATCGATAATCCGCATTAATCCGCACATAGTCGAGTGAAAAGTCGCAGGTATAGACAGAATCGGATTCGCTCCCGAGATGCAGATCGATTGTGACGGTAAATTCCGGGGTCTTGAGAACCCGGGTGGCTTCAGCTTCAACAGATTTGCCGCAGCCCATGCCGGCTTTGACCATCTGGACGTCGTTGAAAAACACATCGATCCTGTCGGGATCTATGGGAACATCGGCGCGGCCGGCTGCGCCCAGAATTCTCCCCCAGTTGGCGTCTTCCCCGAAAAAGGCGGTTTTAACCAGATTCGAGCCGGCGATGGTATTGGCGATGCGATGGGCATCCAGTGCGCTGCGCGCACCTTTGACCCGGATTTCCACAAGTTTAGTGGCGCCTTCGCCGTCTTTTACCAGCATTTTGGCCAGCTCTAGACAAGCGTCATTCAGCAGGGGCTGAAAATGTTGAAGTGCTTCCGAATCAGATATCCGCACCCCGGACAGGCCGTTGGCCAGGACCAGGGCGGTGTCGTTGGTGCTGGTGTCGCCGTCGATGGTGATGCGGTTAAACGTATGCCGGACGGCGCTGTTCAAGGCCTCTTGTAGCATTTCGGCGGAAATTTCAACGTCGGTGCAGATGAAGGACAGCATGGTGGCCATATCGGGGTGGATCATGCCGGCCCCCTTGGCAACCCCCAAAATGGTGAAAGGTTTGTCGCGGATGCGGCCTTCTTTAAAGACGATTTTGGGAACGGTGTCTGTGGTCATGATAGCTTCGGCAAGCTTGAAAACACCGTCCGGTTGCAGGGATTTTACCAGTTCCGGCGCGGCTGCGTCTATTTTTTCAATGGGCAGGGGTTCGCCGATAACGCCGGTGGATGCCACCAGCACCAGGTCTTCGGCGATGCCGAGCTGGGCGGCCGTGACCTGCGCCATTCTGGCGGCATGCGCCATGCCTTTTTGGCCGGTGCAGCAGTTGGCGTTGCCGCTGTTGACGATAACGGCCTGACAGCGGCCGGATTGAATGCGCTGCCGGTCGTAGCGAACCGGCGCGGCCTGGACCTTGTTTCGGGTAAATACGCCGGCAACGGTTGCCGGAACTTCCGAAAAAATCAGGGCCAGGTCGGGCTTTCCGTTTTTTTTAAGGCCGGCGACGACGCCGGCAGCTTTAAATCCGCGGCAGACAGGTTGGATAGCCATCGTTTATCCTTTAAATGGTTTTGTAGATTTTCAAATAATAACTTGATCGCGTCAGCATGCAATTCGTCAAATGTTTGTTGTCCTTTGTCAGTGGTGAATCTACCATTTGACAGAATCAGCAGTTAAAGTCAACGGCATCATGGCATCCCGGAGACCTCGATGCTTCCAAAGATCCAAAACCGTAAACTTCATTTGACAGCCGTGCTTGTTTTAAATTAAGTATTGTGGAAACGATCGGGTTAATTTCCTCTAAACAGTTTTTTGCTGCCGGCCCATTTCTGAAAATAGCGGGCTGCTGCACGTTATTCAAAAGATGAAAGAAACGATTGCGACATGCCCGTCCTGTAAGGGGGATCTTGTTATTCTAAGGACGTGACGGCAGGTGCTGTTACGCTGCCGGTCCTGCAGCGCTTTTTATCCCCTGGAAATGTTTCTGGATGAGATGGATGACGGGTTTGAACAAAAACTTGGCAATATACCCGTTGACCGGATATAATACCGCCACAGCGTGCAAACGCCAGGTAATGCCTGATGGTTTTACAAAGTCTCTTTCCTGTTTTCGCCCTCATCGCACTGGGTGTGCTGCTGAAGCACTTCAGCCTGACCAATGACGCCTTCCTGAAGACTTCGGACAAACTTATTTATTTTATTTTTTTCCCGATGATGCTGTTCTGGAAAATCGGGGGCGCCGCCGCAACGTCTGCGATCGACTGGAAATTCTGTGCGGCGGCCATCTGCGCCGTCCTGGGTGTATATATTTTGAGCACCGCTTTTATAAACTTTAAAGTGACGCCTTTTCAGGCCGGTTCATTTTCCCAGAGCTGCTATCGATTCAACACCTATATCGGCATGGCCATTGTGATGAACGCTCTGGGAGAAGAGGGGGTCCGTCGCTTCGGGGTTTTAATCGGGTTTCTCATTCCCATCATTAACCTGATGGCGGTGTCCACCCTGATCTGGTTTTCGGCCGGGCAGTTTACAAAACGCCAACGGGTCCGGTTCACTCTGAAAGCGCTGGTATCAAATCCCCTGATTCTGGCCTGTTTTGCCGGGATCGCGTTTTCCCAGGCCGGGTTGTCCTTTCCGGTTTTTCTGAATAACACCTTCAATCTGACTTCCATGGTGACCCTGCCCCTGGCACTGCTTTCCATCGGCGGCGTTCTGAATTTGAAAAGTCTGCAGGGTAACTTTAAGTTGTCCCTGACGGCTGCGCTTTTCAAACTGCTGGTCCTGCCGGGGGTCGGTTATTTTTTTATGAAGCTTTTTGGCGTTACGGACCTGTCGTTCCGGGTGGGGATGGTATATTTCGCTCTGCCGACTTCTACCGCCCTGTATGTGCTTTCCGCCCAGCTCCACAGTGATACGGAACTGGCTTCGGCCGCCATTGTACTTTCAACGATCTTGTCGTTTGTTTCGCTGACAGTCGCGTTATTGATATGAAGATGGGGATCAATCGAAGCCATGCGGAAAAATTTTAAACTGACAATCGAGTACGATGGCAGCGGATTTTACGGCTGGCAGCGTCAAAAGAACGACCGGACGGTTCAGGGAGTGATTGAGGCAGCGATTGCGACCATGACCGGCGAGACGGTTACCCTGATCGGTTCGGGCCGCACCGATGCCGGCGTCCATGCCCGGGGACAGGTGGCAAACTTTCTGTGTGAAACCGAGCTGACGGCACCGATATTTGAACGGGGGCTCAACAGCCTGCTGTCGGAGGATGTGGTTGTCCGGTACTGCCACCAGGTGGACGAATCCTTTCATGCCCGCTATAGCGTCAAAAGCAAGATCTATCAGTACCGTATATTGAACCGGGTTATTCCGGTGGCTGTGGGCCGTCAGTATTGCTGGTTTATTCGCAGAAACATAGACGTAGAGACCATGCGCGCCGCCGCGGGTTATATCGTCGGCAGTCACGATTTTAAAGCGTTTGAGGGCGCCGGCAGTCCCAGGTCCAGTACCATTCGGCAGGTTATACGGGCCGAATGGCAGATGCCGAAACCCGACCAACATGTTTTTGAAATCGAGGCCGATGGGTTTTTGCGGTATATGGTGCGCAATCTGGTGGGCACCCTGGTGCAGGTGGGTTTGGGGAAACTAACGCCGGAGGATTTCAAGGGGATTCTGTTTTCCACCGATCGAAACCAGGCCGGCGCCACCGCTCCGCCCCAGGGGTTGTTCTTAATGGAAGTCAAGTATTAAAAACCCATGGTCGTTCGCTTTAACCCCTACATCCCTCATTTTTTTCCCAAGCGCATTCCGATGAGTCCGATTTCAAAAAGCAGGTAGAGCGGGATACCCATTAAAGACATGTTAAAGACATCGGGGGTCGGGGTCAGCAGGGCGGCGATGATCGCAACAGCCAGAATGGCATAGCGCCGGTGGGCGGCCAGGGTTTGTACGTTAACGATGCCGATTTTACCCAGCAGCACCATCGCTAGGGGCAATTCAAAAATGATGCCGAAGCCGAATATGAACAGCAGGCAAAATGAAACGAACTTTTTGACGGATATCAGTGCTTCGATATGGGCGTTTTCATAACTGAGCAAAAACTGCGCACCGTAGGGAAGCGAGATGGTCAGGCAAAAGAGCGCTCCTATGTAGAAAAGCACGATGGATGACAGCCAGAAGCCGATCATCATTTTGCGGGTAAAAGAAGGGAAAAGCGGCGGCAACCCGGCCAGCACCGCATAGAGAAAGTACGGTATGCTGACAAAAATGCCGACGCCCAGGGCCAGGAGCAGAAGCGCGAAAAACGATTCCGGAATGCCGAAGGCCACCAGCTTTACGCCGGTGATTCGCTGGACATATTTCAGGATCGGTTCGCTGACATAGTAGCCGCAGATCGAAAAAGCCAGAACCACGATGCCGATCCGAACCAGGGAATTCCGGAAGGATTCAAAGAAGGCCAGAATCCGCTCCGGATTTCGACTGATTTTTTCCGAAAGGGTCATACCGTCACCCCATAGATATCAATTGCGCAGGTCCATTTAAAGGCGACTGCTGTGACAAGAGCTGCCTATTGGTCATTTGCTGCCTGCTGTTTCATTTCAGCGATGCGCTGATTGTAAAAGGAAATGACTTCTCGGCGGTTCAGCATGCCGATCAGATGCCCGGGGTCGTCTTCTTTTACCACCGGCAGGCTGTCGATATTTCGGGTTGTAAACTTTTGCAGGACCGAGTTCAAGTCGTCCGATGGGGTGGTGACGATGATATTCTTGGTGGCGATATCCTCCATGACAACGAGGTGTTCGATTTCCTGTGAAAAAAGAACACCGCGCACGTCGTTGACGGAGAAGATGCCGATGAGTTTTCCGCTGCTGTCCATCACCGGGAAATAATGCTGGGTCGTTTCGGAAAAATACTTTTTAAACTCCAGAAAGGGCATGTTGCGCGGAATCAGGTCCACCTTTTTAACCAGGGGTATGAGGTCATGTACCCGGATGGCCTGGAGAATATCCACGAAAAAATCGCCTGCATGGGCAGGGGAGTCCACTTTGCTTTTGACCTGTTTTTCGTAAATGGTCCATCTGCGGGCGGCCAGATAGGAAACAGAACAGACCAGCAGGCTGGGCAGCAGCAGGTGATACGAGTTGGTCATCTCGCTGACAAAGATGATGGTTGAGATCGGCGTGTTGGAGACCGCCGTAAAAAAACCCGCCATTCCCACCACCACAAAGGCCCCGGGTTCAGTGACCACCGTGGGCATGATCAGATTGAAAATTTTTCCGATGACACCCCCCATGGCCCCGCCGATTACCACCGACGGGCCGAATACGCCGCCGCTTCCACCGGAGCCGATGGAAAAGGAGGTGGTGAGAATTTTGCCGATGGCCAACAGCAGCAGAAAAGAAATGGTGAGTTCGTTTTTCAGTGCCATCTGGGCAAAGCCGTAGCCGAATGCCAGTGTTTGCGGCAGAAAGAATCCGATGATGCCGGTGCAGAGTCCGCCAAGGGCGGGTTTGATGTGATTCGGCAGTTTTAAAGACTTGAACAGGCGGGTGATGCCGTAAAAAGACTTGATGTAAAATACGCCGGTGGCCACCAGCACCAGGGATAGAACCAGGTAAGGTCCCAACGCCAGAGGATTGCGAAAATGAAAGTAGGGGGTTTCAAAGAGAGATCCCCAGCCGAATACCAGGCAGAAAATGCAGTAGGCCACCACCGAGGAGATGCCCGCAGGGATAATGACTTCGGATTCAAAGTCGGGGTCCCGGTACAGCACTTCAGCGGCAAACAGGGCGCCGGCCAGGGGCGCCCGGAAAATGCTGCCGACTCCGGCGCTGATGCCGGCCGCCACCATGATTCTGCGTTCGCGGTTTGACAATTTGAGTTTGGTCGCCAGAAAGGAACCGAACCCGGCGCCGATCTGGGCGATGGGTCCTTCGCGGCCGCCGGAACCGCCGGTTGTCAGGGTAATGGCCGAGGCAATGGTTTTGATGATGGGGACGCGGCCGCGGATGAATCCGCCTTTGCGGTGATAAGCATCAATGGCGGCGTCGGTGCCGTGGCCTTCGGCTTCGGGTGCGTAGGTGTATACCAGCCAGCCGCTCACCAAGCCCCCCAGGGCCGGGAGAAAAAGCAGGATCCAGCGGTTGAACGGCGTTTGGGTAGGGGTCAGCAGCCGATGTTCTCCGGCCGGGTTCGGCGGCCGGTAGCCGGCCATTAAATCCAGAAAGTAGTGAACCCCCAGTTCGCAGAGATAATGAAAAACAATTGAACCCAGTCCGGCAATCACGCCGATCAGGATAAAGTAAATCGTCCACTTGCCGGCATGGGCGATGTCAAATGACAGGAGTTTTTCGGCCAAGCTGCTGAACGCTTTTTTAAGAGACGTGGCAATGACGGACATCATTTCCCCGGCGTCTTCAAATCTTCTAACCCCTTGAGGACCAGGTCAAACAATTCCGGGATCTGTTTTTCTTCCATAGATGAAAACGCCACCCTGAGATTGTTTTTGCCCAGGGCGATGAGGCCGACGCCGTATTTGTCCAGCAGATGCAGCCGCAGGGTTTCAGCGTCCACATCTTTTAGGCGAATACACATGAAATAGCCGGAATTAAAGGGATAAACATCCCAGGCGGTCCGGTATTTCGGATCGGCCAGCACTTCCTTGACCCGTTTGGCCCGGCGCTGCAGGACATTGAATTTTTCTTCCTTTTCACGCGCATAACGGGGATCCTGCATGGACTTTAGGACAATCGACTGGCTCAGGAGGGCGGCATTGGATATATTGCTGCGGATGCAGCCGCCGGTTTTTTTGGCAAGGGCCTCGTAAACCAATTCCGGATTCTTTTCGATTTTGCTGCCGTAAGTGATGAATCCGACCCGCAACCCCCAGACAAAACTTTCCTTGGTGGCGCCGTCGAGTTTTACCGCAAGCAGCCGCGGGTGCCGGTCGCACAGGCGTGCGAAAAGGGATTCCTTTAACGTATCGGCTTCATAAAAAAGGCCGAAATAGGCATCATCCGCTACGGCAAGGACGTTGGTGCCTTCCCGGGCGATTGCGGTGAGGATTTCGACAATGCGGTCGCCTTCGGCTGCCGTGATGGAATAGCCCGAGGGGTTTTGGGGAAAGTTCATCAGGACGGTAATTTTGCTGTTTCGTTGGGCTTCGGCCCGGACCGTTTCCTCAAAGGCCTTTAGGTTAAAGCCGCCGTTTTCGGAAAAGAGGGTATGCTGGCTGACGCGGGCGCCCCTTCTGAGTTTAAAAATCAGATTATAATTTCCCCAGATCATGTCCGGGAGGATGATGACATCATCTTTGTCGATAAACAGATCCGCAAACACGCTAAGGGAATGGGTGATGCCGTTGGCAACCACGGGCAGGCTGACCGTTTTCCCCTTCAACGAAGGATTTTTGGCAACCATGGCCTCCAGCCAGGCTTTTCTCAGGGCGGGAATGCCGAAAGAAGGGGCATAGTTTACGGATGTTTCCGGCGGCAGACCGCAGATGGTGTCCATGACCGAGGGAAGAAACATGGTGCCGCCGCCTTCGGTGGCGATTCCGATGGTGGCATTGATGCGATGGGCCTTCTCCTTGGCTTCGGCACTCTGGCTTAAAATTCCTTTCGGAAAAAAAAGGGTCTTGCCGATCGGGGAGAGCATTTCCATGATATGGGGATTGCCCGTTTCAATGATATGGTTAAGTTCCAATGCAATGGGATCCATCAATCTCAACCCTCCTATGATTAGGTGTCTGTAATCTTAATGTCTTATAAAACCTTAACGGTAAATATTACGAATAGCTTATCACTAATACTGCGCCTGATGTAAAACTGTGTTTACCGCTGTGAGGAAAAAAATGTCAAGGGAAAAGATGCTGAAAAAACAGATAAATGTCGTCGCGTGGACAAAAAAACCCCGTCCCTTTTAGGGGCGGGGTTTACCGTCGGATTGCGGTTATATTTTTCTATTTGTTTCCGCGTTTGGAAGCCTTGATCGGATTGACTTTCTTCTGGGTTGTCGGCGCTGCAGTTGAAACAACATGAGAAGCCAGGTTGCACCGGCCGGATTTCCATTTGATAGTCGGATCCGGACACGCCATACAATACCAGGCGGAATTAAACTGGATATTGCGGTTGCAACCATTGCATTGATCCACTACTTCATGGCAAATTCCGCCATTGAATGAACACCCTTTGGACGTCATAAAAGGACATTCCTTACCTTGTTTTACCGTTGCACAATTCATTGGAATCACCCCCCTTTTTCATTTTCTGGAAAATAAAAAGCCAGGCAATAAATCCCGGCTTCAATAGTCTGGGAAAAAACTGACGAAATATAATTAGTATATTCAGACTTGTCAACTAATTTTTTTGCAATGCTTATCACGATTTTACAGAAGCCGCTCTCTTTTTCCGGGCGGCCTTGATCCATCCCCAAACCAAGGTTGTTGTTTTCAGCAGGATGACGATGATCAGGTGGCATATGCAATACCATACCACGATGTATTGTATTACGCGAAAAGGGTGCATTCTAAAAATACTGTTTTCCACAGGTTTTCCTTAAACCAGGATCGTTATAGCGGTTGTCAAAAAAACGTTCCGTTACCCCCAACGTTTTTTTTCTACAACCGCTTATACCGCAATTCATTGTATCGGAACTTTATTATGGAAAGCGGTATACTGTCGTTTTTAGGCCCGGGGGTGCATGCCTTTAGGCAAATTGTCAAAATACATTCCTTGCCAGGGGATAATGATTAAATATTCCTTATGTCTTTTCAATTCGATTTTTGCGTATTCTGATGATGAAAATAGTTTTGTCGTTTTCGAGTCCGACTTTCCTTCAAGGTTGGTTACGATGGAAACATGTTCGATCTCACCCCAGGGGATAAAAATAGGCGGCATCAGGTAAGAGAACGGAAAAGGCTTTTTAATAACCACCCCGGCTTTCATTATCCCGGAAATAACTTTATTTCTGGCATAATGTCCGCAAATGTTCGCTTTTCCGTAATTCAGGAGAATATTTTCATATTTAGAATCTGCCTCATTCAGCGGAAAGGCCTTTCTGATCGGATACCATTTCATCACACGAAACATATAAACAAAATTAGCCGCCAGGATAACGGCAAGCACCGATAAGGTGAAGATGGGAGAACTGGTCATATTTGTGCCCTTTTAAATATAGGCAAACCTCCGGTTTGCGGTCTGCATCATGAATATTTGCCTTGAGGAATAATCTAAAGTGGCTGTAACCGCAAGACTTTTCTATGATACCAAAGCAACGCTAAAGGCAGCCGGCTTTTCAGGTTTAAATTATTTCGTTTGAATGTAAAAATCCCTATAGAAAAATCATGTAAAGATTTGGGCCTGGTCCGGATGTAAAGTGCGGATTTACCATGCAGCCCAGGGGTGATTAAGAGTGGAATCAGCGCTGTTTCCAAAAGAGCTCTTGATTTTTAGACCAAAAAGCGGCATTTATGTCTCTAAACAACAGTCTCAGTGATTATTTAACGGGAAAAAATCTGATTCATGATTATAGATGAAGCCATTGAAGTCCTGAAAATTGAAGCCGAGGGGATCCTGAAATTAGCAGACCGCATCGGGAGTGATTTCGCCGAGATGGTCGACTTGATTTATCATTCCACCGGCAGAGTGATCGTTGCCGGCATCGGCAAGTCCGGCATTGTCGGCCGCAAGATCGTGGCGACCCTGAACAGCACCGGGACCCGGTCTTTGTTTTTGCATCCGGTTGAAGCCATGCACGGCGATCTGGGCATCGTCAGCCGGGATGACATCTTCCTGGCCTTGTCCAACAGCGGCGAAACCGATGAGATCAATATCCTGGTCCCCAGTATCCGCAATATCGGATGCAAGGTGATCACGTTTACCGGCAACAAAGCGTCAAGCCTTGCAAAATTGAGCGATATCGTCATTGACACGCACGTGGCTCGCGAAGCTTGCCCCATGGGTCTGGCCCCCACCGCCAGCACCACGGCCCAGCTTGCCATGGGGGATGCCCTGGCCGTCGTGCTTATTAATATGCGACATTTCAAATCCAGTGATTTTAGAAAAATCCATCCGGGCGGGAATCTCGGCCAGCGGCTTTCCAACAGTGTGGCGGATATTATGCTCACGGGAAACGCGATCCCCCTGGTTTTTGAATCGGCCGCCATGACGGCCGCCATTGGTGAAATGAACCGGCTGGAATTGGGTGCGGTCCTGATTGTTGATAAAAACCAAACCCTGACCGGGATTATTACAGATGGCGACTTGCGGCGTGCGATCGTGACCCGCAAAGATATTTTCAGCCTGCCGCTGGATGCGGTGATGACAAAGAATCCCAGAACCCTTGGCCCGGATTCACCCGCTTATGATGCCTTGAACATAATGGAAAAATACCAGATTACCATACTACCCATAACGGATGGGGAGGGAAAGGTGGCGGGCATCCTGCATCTGCATGACATTCTGGGAAAAGGTGCGTTTAAATTTAACGGGTTGAGCGCTGCCTGCTGAAGACCGTCGTCCGGTTTGGCCATTCGCGCTATTAAGACCTGCCGTTAACCTGAAGGTAAAAGGTGTGCCATGGATTATCGTACCATTGAAACCGCCATTCCGGTCCTGGGCGAAGCCAAGATTCCGTCGCCGCTGCAGCGGGAAGAGCGCGGTTCGGCTGAACGGTATTTTGTGGAGGATACCGACAGGATCAGCATCGATGTCAATGTCGGCAACCTGCAGCAAATGCTCACAGACGGAGCAACGCTGCCTTCCTTTGAGTTGGCCGGCCCCCGCCGGAAAGTCTATTTCGATTCCAGCAAGCTGCGCTGCGCGCTGGTTACCTGCGGCGGGCTTTGCCCCGGCCTGAACGACATTGTCCGCTCTGTTGTTCTGGAGCTTTATTTCGGCTACGGGGTGCGGCATGTCTACGGCATCAAGTACGGACTGCAGGGGTTTATTCCGTCTTACGGGCATGAAGTATTGGAGCTTGATCCGTCTGCGGTTGCCAGCATCCATGAGATGGGCGGGACCATCCTGGGTTCATCCCGGGGGCCGCAGGACATAGAAGGCATCATCGACAGCCTGGAGCGCATGAACATCGGCATCCTGTTTGTGATCGGCGGCGACGGCACCATGATGGCCGCCAATAAAATCGCCGATGCTATTTTTAGCAGAAAATTGAAAATCAGCGTTGTCGGCATCCCCAAAACCATTGACAATGATATCCACCTGGTCTCGCGTTCCTTTGGTTTTGATACGGCCGTGGATGTCGCCACCCGGGCGATCCGGGGCGCCCATGCCGAGGCCGAAGGGTATCCCAA is drawn from Desulfobacterales bacterium and contains these coding sequences:
- a CDS encoding KpsF/GutQ family sugar-phosphate isomerase, with product MIIDEAIEVLKIEAEGILKLADRIGSDFAEMVDLIYHSTGRVIVAGIGKSGIVGRKIVATLNSTGTRSLFLHPVEAMHGDLGIVSRDDIFLALSNSGETDEINILVPSIRNIGCKVITFTGNKASSLAKLSDIVIDTHVAREACPMGLAPTASTTAQLAMGDALAVVLINMRHFKSSDFRKIHPGGNLGQRLSNSVADIMLTGNAIPLVFESAAMTAAIGEMNRLELGAVLIVDKNQTLTGIITDGDLRRAIVTRKDIFSLPLDAVMTKNPRTLGPDSPAYDALNIMEKYQITILPITDGEGKVAGILHLHDILGKGAFKFNGLSAAC
- a CDS encoding ATP-dependent 6-phosphofructokinase — protein: MDYRTIETAIPVLGEAKIPSPLQREERGSAERYFVEDTDRISIDVNVGNLQQMLTDGATLPSFELAGPRRKVYFDSSKLRCALVTCGGLCPGLNDIVRSVVLELYFGYGVRHVYGIKYGLQGFIPSYGHEVLELDPSAVASIHEMGGTILGSSRGPQDIEGIIDSLERMNIGILFVIGGDGTMMAANKIADAIFSRKLKISVVGIPKTIDNDIHLVSRSFGFDTAVDVATRAIRGAHAEAEGYPNGIGLIKLMGRHSGFIATTAALAQQDVNFVLIPEVDFDLEGPKGLFASIEERLRLRCHAVIVVAEGAGQKFFEDKNRARDESGNIRLNDIGLYLKDAIASYFTSRKIDVSIKYIDPSYMIRSLPANANDRVFCNFLGRDAVHAGMAGKTKLLIGRWNNHFVHLSMNECAGKRKQINPKEKLWLSVLDATGQGPLKND
- a CDS encoding aminotransferase class I/II-fold pyridoxal phosphate-dependent enzyme encodes the protein MDPIALELNHIIETGNPHIMEMLSPIGKTLFFPKGILSQSAEAKEKAHRINATIGIATEGGGTMFLPSVMDTICGLPPETSVNYAPSFGIPALRKAWLEAMVAKNPSLKGKTVSLPVVANGITHSLSVFADLFIDKDDVIILPDMIWGNYNLIFKLRRGARVSQHTLFSENGGFNLKAFEETVRAEAQRNSKITVLMNFPQNPSGYSITAAEGDRIVEILTAIAREGTNVLAVADDAYFGLFYEADTLKESLFARLCDRHPRLLAVKLDGATKESFVWGLRVGFITYGSKIEKNPELVYEALAKKTGGCIRSNISNAALLSQSIVLKSMQDPRYAREKEEKFNVLQRRAKRVKEVLADPKYRTAWDVYPFNSGYFMCIRLKDVDAETLRLHLLDKYGVGLIALGKNNLRVAFSSMEEKQIPELFDLVLKGLEDLKTPGK
- a CDS encoding PxxKW family cysteine-rich protein translates to MNCATVKQGKECPFMTSKGCSFNGGICHEVVDQCNGCNRNIQFNSAWYCMACPDPTIKWKSGRCNLASHVVSTAAPTTQKKVNPIKASKRGNK
- a CDS encoding chloride channel protein → MMSVIATSLKKAFSSLAEKLLSFDIAHAGKWTIYFILIGVIAGLGSIVFHYLCELGVHYFLDLMAGYRPPNPAGEHRLLTPTQTPFNRWILLFLPALGGLVSGWLVYTYAPEAEGHGTDAAIDAYHRKGGFIRGRVPIIKTIASAITLTTGGSGGREGPIAQIGAGFGSFLATKLKLSNRERRIMVAAGISAGVGSIFRAPLAGALFAAEVLYRDPDFESEVIIPAGISSVVAYCIFCLVFGWGSLFETPYFHFRNPLALGPYLVLSLVLVATGVFYIKSFYGITRLFKSLKLPNHIKPALGGLCTGIIGFFLPQTLAFGYGFAQMALKNELTISFLLLLAIGKILTTSFSIGSGGSGGVFGPSVVIGGAMGGVIGKIFNLIMPTVVTEPGAFVVVGMAGFFTAVSNTPISTIIFVSEMTNSYHLLLPSLLVCSVSYLAARRWTIYEKQVKSKVDSPAHAGDFFVDILQAIRVHDLIPLVKKVDLIPRNMPFLEFKKYFSETTQHYFPVMDSSGKLIGIFSVNDVRGVLFSQEIEHLVVMEDIATKNIIVTTPSDDLNSVLQKFTTRNIDSLPVVKEDDPGHLIGMLNRREVISFYNQRIAEMKQQAANDQ